The sequence below is a genomic window from Desulfovibrio sp. JC022.
GAAATAACATCCTTGAAAAGGGAGCATTCCACAAGAGTTTGTGATTCTTCGGCGGAGAAATTGCCGAAGCTGTCAAAAATTCTGAATCCTTCTTCTTCCGGCAGGTAGACCGCGCCCATTTCCGCAGGCAGGGCCGAAGTTTTACACTCATTGGTCAGGGCGGTGATTACATCTTTGAGGCGCAGGGAGTTGTTCAGCTCAACAATTGAGCGGTGCAGCAATGCTAGTTCCCTGTATTTGGAAAGAGTTTCTTCGCCGATGAGCCTTCTGGCTGTTTCAGATTCAATGTAATTCGCTATGGAAAAGGAGGTGAATTCTAAAACAGATTTGATGTGTTGTAGTTCAGGCTCGGAAAGATTGCCGCGATTAAGTATGAATGCCCCGAGGCAGAGATTGTCACCTGCGGGATTTTTAACCGGGCTGAGAATTGTTTCTTCAAAGGAGTGGCGCACTGGCTGGGCACAAAAAATAGGGGTGCCGTCAATATAAACACAGAGTACCGAACCCTCGGGAAGTAGCGGAAGTGCCTTTTGCAGGAACGACTTCAGCTTTTTGGGTTTGATAATTTTTTTTAACCGGATTTCCGGATTCAGTCCTGCGTTCATGGCGTGGGAATCAGTCCTCAATGTTCAGGATGGATTTTGCAACTTCAAGAATCTCGTCCGGGTCGAAAGGCTTGGTCATATACCGTTCCGCTCCCAGTTCAAGGCCGTGCTTGCGGTCAGCCTCTTGCCCCTTTGCGGTCAGCAGAATGATATTAACACCAGAAAGCTCCGGATCTTCTCGTACAGCCTGACAGACTTCGTAGCCGTTCATATACGGCATCATAATATCCAGAAAAACAAGCTCCGGACGTTCTTCGCGAATACAGTCCAGCCCTTCCTCTCCGTTCTCGGCCGTCAGCAATTCAACTCCGTAGTCATCTTCCAGTTCTTCCAAAGTCTGTTCAAGAAGCATCCTGATGTGGACTTCGTCATCCACAACTAGAATCTTTCCGACCATGTGCCCTCCCTATCTGTTGCCAAATTGCGACCATATTTACATATTGTGTTCAAAGTCTGCAAGGGTTAGTCTTAGGAAATTAAAAATTTATTCATTTATTGCTAATGTAGTATATAATTACTGAGAAAGCAGGGGAATACTCACTCAATGCAGTGATGACGTTTTGTTTAAAATAATATAT
It includes:
- a CDS encoding response regulator transcription factor; translation: MVGKILVVDDEVHIRMLLEQTLEELEDDYGVELLTAENGEEGLDCIREERPELVFLDIMMPYMNGYEVCQAVREDPELSGVNIILLTAKGQEADRKHGLELGAERYMTKPFDPDEILEVAKSILNIED